The region CGTCACGCCGGTTCCGGCAGGCGAGCTGGCCGACGCGGTCGCCAGAGCGGCGCGGAACTACGTCGCCGAAGGGCTCACCCACGTGGTGGAGGCCGGCATCGGCGGCGGGTTCATCGGGCGCAGTCCCATCGAGCTGGCCGCCTACCAGCTCGCCCGCGAACGCGGTGAGCTGCCGCTGCGGGTGCAGCTCATGGTCGCCGGCGACGCGCTGCACCCGTTGGCCGGTCACCGCGACGACGACCTGCGGGTCGGCCTCGACCTGGGCATCCGCACCGGGTTCGGCGACGACCACCTGCGGATCGGGCCGATGAAGATCTTCCTGGACGGCTCGATGGTCGGACGCACCGCCGCGCTGACCGAACCGTTCTGCGACCACGCGCACGGCTCCGGCTACTTCCAGAGCGATCCGGCCGCCATGCGCCGGCTCGTGGTCGACGCGCACCGCAGCGGCTGGCGGGTCGCCGCGCACGCGATCGGCGACTCCGCGGTGGACGTGGCGATCGAGGCGTTCGCCGCCGCGCAGCGCGCGTATCCGCGGCCGGGTGTCCGCCACCGCGTCGAGCACGCCGGTCTGGTCCGCCCCGGCCAGATCTCGCGGCTGGCGGAGCTGGGGCTGATCCCGGTGCCGCAGGCGCGGTTCCTGCACGAGATCGGCGACACGATGTTCGACGCGGTCGGACCGGACCGGGCGCCGTGGCTGTACCGGCACCGCTCCTTCCTCGATGCCGGGTTGCGAGTTCCCGGCAGCTCCGACCGGCCGGTCGCGGCCGGAGCGCCCCTGCTGGGCGTGCAGTCCATGGTCGAGCGCACCAGCCGGACCGGCCGGCTGCTCGGCGAACGCGAGCGCGTCACCGCCGAGCAGGCGTTGCGCGCCTACACCACCGAAGCCGCGTGGGCCTCGTGCGAGGAGTCCGACCGGGGCCGCCTCGCGGCGGGCATGCACGCCGACCTGGTGGTGCTCGGCGCGGACCCGCTCGGCGTGCCCACTTCGCGGATCGGCTCCGTCCCCGTCGTGGCCACCTTCGTGGCAGGGCGCTGCGCGCACGGCGCGGACTGGGTCGACTCGCGGATCACCGGCGCTTCACCGCAACCAAGCCCGTCCCCCGCAACCCCCTCCGGAGCCGCCAGATGACCAGCACAGACAGCCACCAGGCACCACGGGTCACCGACGCCGAGGCCGGCCGGATCGCCTTCGCGGCGTTCGTGGGCACCGCGCTCGAGTGGTACGACTACTTCCTCTACGGCACGGCCGCGTCGATCGTCTTCAACCGCCTGTACTTCTCCACCGGCGATCCCGTCGTGGCGACCCTGGCAGCCTTCGCGTCGTTCGCGGTCGGCTTCGTCGCCCGGCCGGTCGGCGCGGTGGTCTTCGGCCACGTCGGCGACCGGTTCGGCCGCAGGCGCTCGCTGATCATCACGGTGACCATGATCGGTGTGGTCACCGGGCTGATCGGCCTGCTGCCGGACTACACCACGATCGGCGTGGCCGCGCCGGTCCTGCTCACGCTGCTGCGCGTGTTGCAGGGCGTCGCGGTGGGCGGCGAGTGGGGCGGCGCGGTGACCTTGGCGGTCGAGCACGCCCCGCCGGAGCACCGCGGCCGCTACGCGGCGCTGCCGCAGGTCGGCTCGCCGATCGGCACGCTGCTGTCCTCCGGTGCGTTCACCCTCGTCTCCCTGATGCCGCCGGAGGCCTTCGACGCGTGGGGCTGGCGGCTTCCGTTCCTGGCGGCGATCCCGCTGCTGTTCGTCGCGCTCTACCTGCGCCGCCGCGTCGAGGAGTCGCCGCTGTTCACCGTGCTGCTCGAACAGCACGAACGCGCCTCGCTGCCGGCGCTGGAGGTGCTGCGCAACTCGCTGGGCCGGGTGCTGACCGGGCTGTGCGCCTCGCTGCTGGGCGTGGGCGGGTTCTACCTGCTGACCACCTTCGCGATCAGCTACGGCACCGAGACGCTGGGGCTGCCGCGGTCGCTGATGCTCTCGGCCACGTTGGTGGCGGCGGTCGTCGAGATCGCGGTGCTGCTGGTCTTCGGCAGGCTCGCCGAACGCCTGGGGCCCGGGACGGTGTGCGTGGTGGGCAGCGTCGCCTCGGCGGTGATGGCCTTCCCGGTCTTCTGGATGCTCGACACCCGAAGCGCGCCGCTGGTGGTGCTCGCCGTGACGCTCGGAGTGGCGTGCCTGTCGGTGCCCTACGCGGTGTCCGGCTCGCTGCTGACCGAGCTTTTCCCGCCGCACCTGCGCTACAGCGGCGTGTCGATCTCCTTCAACCTCGGCGGCGTGGTGAGCGGATTCGTGCCGTTGGCGGCCACTTCGCTGATGGCCGCGGGCGGCGGTTCGGGGGCGGTCGCGCTGCTTCTGGTGGGGCTTTCGGCGCTGACCGCGGTCGGTGGTTTGGTCGGTGGCCGCCTGCGGGTAAGGGACGAGGTGAGCGTCGTCTGATCCGCCGTCACCGCGGTGCTCGGGCGGTAGGCGACGCCCAGCCGACCCGACCCGGTAGCGGCCGCCGCACGCGGACGGCCGAGCGAGCCGGCCGCGGTGTTCGCACCGCCGACTGGCTGAGCGTCGAAAGGAGAGATCTCATGACGACGGCTCGCGACATCATGCACGCAGGCGCCAAGTGCGTGAACGAGGGGGAAAGCCTGCAGAGGGCCGCCCAGATGATGCGTGATCTCAACGTCGGCTCGCTGCCCATCTGCGGCAACGACGACCGGTTGCACGGCATGATCACCGATCGCGACATCGTGGTGAAGTGCTGCGCGGAGGGCAAGGACCTGTCCCAGGTCAAGGCCGGTGAGCTCGCGCAGGGGACCCCGCACTGGGTCGATGCCGACGCCGACTTGAAGCAGGTGCTCAACCTGATGGAGCAGCACCAGATCCGCCGGCTCCCGGTGATCGCCGACCACCGGCTGGTCGGCATGATCAGCGAGGCCGACCTGGCTCGCAACCTCAGCGACGAGCAGTTGGCGCACTTCGTGGAGAACGTCTACGCGACCAGCGGCTGACACGACCGCACGGCGGCGGCGGCGGAGTTCGCTCCGCCGCCGCCGTGCGGGTCAGGGAGCGGGCGGGAGGTAGTCGTTGGTGTAGGTGCGCGCGAGGTCGATGCCGGCCCGGCGACCTCCGGGATGAACCGGGCCAGCACCGAACGCACCGCCTCGGCGCCGAACGATCGCCGACGCGAGACGCCTGGCCTGGTCGGGGTGCGCGTCGAGCCATTCCCGCGACGAGTACAGGACCGCGGCGGGCGCGCTCCTGGCGTTCGGCCTTGGCCACGCCGCGCAGCTGGAGTCCGAAGGCGACGGTCTTCCACGGCAGCAGCGCGTCCCGCTGGAACAGGTAGCCGGCGTGGCTGTTGAGGCCGGTCAGCACCTCGCCGTGGATTCTGACCTGCCCACGTGACGGACGCGCAGCCCCGCGACCGCGTTGAGCACGGTGGACTTGCCGCACCCGGTAGGGCCGACGACGGAGACGAAACGTCCCCGCGGAATCGCGAAGTCCACGTCTCGGACCGCGGTGTACCCGGAGCCGCGCGACGACGGGAAGGTCATCGTCACCGCCTCCAGTTCGACGGCGGGCGGCGGTCCGCCGGGGGACGGACGGTCGGGTGCTGGGGGTCGTGTTGGCGGAAGTGGGCGCGGCGCGGTGCCGGCGGAGAGCCACTGTCCTCGTGGGCCTCGCGCCAGGTGCGGCCCTCGTGGTGGGCGCAACCGCGTCGAGTACCGCCCTGGCATCGCCGAGCACCAGGATCGGATGGGCCGGGTGCTCGCACTGTCATGGAGCCCCCTCCACATCGCGGATCCGGACCCGCATCGTGGCGTGCGTCACCCGAATGGGCAGTAGTCGGGGACGCCGCGTGGCTGTGGGGCGGTGCGGCGGTGTCGAGCGCGCCCCATCGTGGTGGGCACAGAGTCTTCAGGGTATTTATCCTGGTCACTGCCTCCGCACGGCCGGCGCCGAAAGCGTGCTGCACCGCCCCCGAGACCGAAGGGGCGGGCTGCGGCGGTTGGAAGGGCAGGGGGAGCGACATGACGACACGCGTGTTCGTGGTGGACGACCACGAGGTGATTCGTCGCGGCATCGCCGCACTGGTCAACGCCGAGAGCGACCTGGAGCTCATCGGCGAGGCGTCCACGGTCGCCGAGTCGCTGGCGCTGGTACCGCAGGCGAACCCGGACGTGGCGGTGCTCGACGTCCGGCTGCCCGACGGCAACGGCGTGGAGCTGTGCCGGGAGCTGCAGTCGCGCCGGCCCGGACTTCGCTGCCTGATGCTCACCTCGTTCGACGATCACGACGCGCTCATGGACGCGATCATCGCCGGTGCGGCGGGGTTCGTCCTCAAGGGTGTGGTGAGCGAGGAACTGGTCAACGCCATCCGCACCGCGGGCTCGGGCGAGTCGCTGCTCAGCGCGAAGAAGACCGAGGCGATGCTGGCGTGGCTGCGCCGCGAGCAGGAGCAGGCCGATCCGCTGCGCGAGCTCACCGCCCGGGAGCGCGAGGTGCTGGAGCTGATCGGCGAGGGCCTGACCAACCGCGAGATCTCCCAGCGCATGTTCCTGGCGGAGAAGACGGTCAAGAACTACGTCTCGCAGATGCTGTCGAAGCTGGCGATGCGCCACCGCAGCGAGGCGGCCGTGCTGGCCACCGAGCTGCGGCTGGACAAGGACTCGCGGAAGCACTGACCTTGCGGCGCTGGGCATTGTTGCCCTGTGCGGGCCGCCGCGGCGTCACCTAGATTCCGCTCAAGAGCAACGGCTGGTCGGAGGGCTCTCATGGCACTACCGTCGCAGCGCGGCGCGGCGCGCTTCGAGCAGCGCGGCGACGCGGTGGGACAGACCGTCAACCAGGCGATGGCGCAGCGGCTGCTGGCCGGTCTGCGGGACCTGCGGGACGGCAACTTCCGGCGCAGGCTCGTGGTCACCGACGACGGCCTGTGGTCCGAGATCGCCTCAACGTTCAACGAGCTGGCCGAGCGCAACCAGGGTCTGGCCGCCGAGCTGGAGCGGGTGGGCCGCGCGGCCAACGAGGGCGAGTGGCCGATCGAGCCGGTGGCCGAGATGGGCCCCTCCGGGGGCAGGTGGTCGGACAGCGCCGCCGCGGTGAACGGCATCGTGCGCAACGTCCTCGGCCCCGCGACCGAGCTGAGCCGGGTGCTCGACGCGGTCGCCAGGGGGGACCTCAGCCAGCGGCTGCCGCGCCGGGCCGGTGACCGCGCGCTGCCCGGCAGGCTCGGTTCGCTGACCCGGACCGTCAACGCGATGCTGGACCAGCTCTCCACGCTGACCACCGAGATCAGCCGGGTGACCGGTGAGATCGGCACGCACGGCCGCCTCGGCGGGCAGGCGCAGGTGCCGGGGCTGGAGGGGGCCTGGCGGGAGCTGGCGGACTCGGTCAACGAGATGGCCGCCGACCTGACCGGGCAGCTCCGCGACATCTCCCAGGTGGCCAAGGCGGTCGCCGCGGGCGACCTCACCCGCAAGATCACCGTGGAGGTCTCCGGCGAGACGTTGGAGCTGAAGAACACGCTGAACACGATGGTCGACCAGCTCTCGGCGTTCGCCGACGAGGTGACCCGGGTGTCCCGGGAGGTCGCCAGCGAGGGCAGGCTCGGCGGTCAGGCGGAGGTGCCCGCCGCCGCGGGCACCTGGCGCGCGCTGGTCGACTCGGTCAACTTCATGGCCAACAACCTCACCGCCCAGGTCCGCAACATCGCCCAGGTGGCCACCGCGGTCGCCCGCGGCGACCTGACGCAGAAGATCGACGTGGACGCCCGCGGGGAGATCCTGCAGCTGAAGAACACGCTGAACACGATGGTCGACCAGCTCTCGGCGTTCGCCGACGAGGTGACCCGGGTGGCCCGCGAGGTCGGCACCGAGGGCAAGCTCGGCGGCCAGGCCAGGGTGCACGGCGTCGCGGGGACCTGGAAGGACCTCACCGACAACGTCAACATCATGGCCGACAACCTGACCAGCCAGGTCCGCAGCATCGCCACGGTGGCCACCGCGGTCGCCGGCGGCGACCTGTCCAAGAAGATCACCGTCGAGGCCAAGGGCGAGGTGGCCGCGCTGGCCGAGACGATCAACGGCATGGTCGAGACGCTGCGCGCCTTCGCCGAGCAGGTCACGCTGGTGGCCCGGGAAGTCGGCACCGAGGGCATGCTCGGCGGTCAGGCCAGGGTGCCCAACGTGGCGGGGACCTGGAAGGACCTCACCGACAACGTCAACTTCATGGCCCGCAACCTGACCAGCCAGGTCCGCAACATCGCGCAGGTGACCACGGCGGTGGCGCGCGGCGACCTGTCCAAGAAGATCGACGTCGACGCCCGCGGCGAGATCCTGGAGCTCAAGACCACCATCAACACGATGGTCGACCAGCTCTCGGCCTTCGCCTCCGAGGTGACGCGGGTGGCCCGCGAGGTCGGCACCGAGGGCAAGCTCGGCGGCCAGGCCGAGGTCGCCGACGTCTCGGGCACCTGGCGGCGGCTGACCGAGAGCGTCAACAGGCTGGCGGGCAACCTGACCGCGCAGGTCCGCGCGATCGCCGCGGTGGCCACCGCGGTCACCGAGGGCGACATGACCCGCCAGATCACCATCGACGCCTCCGGTGAGCTGGCCGATCTCAAGGACAACATCAACCGGATGATCGGCAACCTCAAGGAGACCACCCGCACCAACCAGGAGCAGGACTGGCTCAAGACGAACCTGGCCCGGATGTCGGCGCTGATGCAGGGACTGCACGACCTCGACGCGCTCTCCTCACTGATCATGAGCGAGCTGACACCGCTGGTCTCGGCGCAGTACGGGGCGTTCTTCCTCATCCGGCAGCAGGACGACGAGGTAGCTCTGGAGCACACCGCGGGCTACGGCAGGCCGGTCTCGCACAACGGCTCACCGGTGCGCTTCGTCCTCGGCGAGTCGCTGGTCGGCCAGGCCGCGGTGGACAAGCAGACCATCCTGGTCACCGACGCCCCGCCCGACTACATCCGCATCGGCTCCGGTCTCGGCGGCTCCGCGCCGGTCAACGTCGTCGTGGTGCCGGTGCTGTTCGAGGGGGAGGTGCTGGGCGTCATCGAGCTGGCCTCTCTGCGGCCGTTCACCTCGCTGCACCTGGACCTGCTGGAACGGCTGAAGGAGACCATCGGCGTCGACGTCAACACCATCGTCGCCAACTCCCGGACCGAGGCCCTGCTCGGCGAGTCGCAGCACCTGGCCCAGGAGCTGCAAGCGCGCTCGGAGCAGTTGCAGCGCCAGCAGATCGAGCTCCAGCGCTCCAACACCGAGCTGGAGGAGAAGGCGGCGCTGCTGGCCAGCCGCAACCGCGACATCGAGCTCAAGAACATCGAGATCGAGCAGGCCCGCCAGGAGCTGGAGGAGCGCGCGCACGAGCTGTCGCAGGCCTCGACCTACAAGTCGGACTTCCTGGCCAACATGTCCCACGAGCTGCGGACCCCGCTCAACAGCGCGCTCATCCTGGCCAAGCTGCTCGCCGACAACATGGAGGGCAACCTCACCCCGCAGCAGGTCGACCTGGCCAAGACGATCCACTCCGCGGGCACCGATCTGCTCCAGCTCATCAACGACGTGCTCGACCTGTCCAAGGTGGAGGCCGGGCACATGAGCCTGCTGCCCGAGGACGTCGAGCTCAGCGAGCTGACCGAGCACGTGGAGTCGCTGTACCGGCCGCTGACCGAGGACAAGGGCCTGGAGTTCTCGG is a window of Saccharopolyspora erythraea NRRL 2338 DNA encoding:
- a CDS encoding amidohydrolase, with product MLDLLLRNAVVRTMDDRRPTASAVGILAGRVVGLDEEVAQAPARTVVDCDGAVLLPGFGDAHNHMAWYGMALSEVDLTGCATLEEVHTAVARRAAGLDHDAWVVGSGYDDTVLGAHPHRAELDRAGGGRPVWLKHRSGHMCSVSSEVLRRAGVLDGTAEVPEGGVVARDAAGSPTGLLEERAQQLVNALVTPVPAGELADAVARAARNYVAEGLTHVVEAGIGGGFIGRSPIELAAYQLARERGELPLRVQLMVAGDALHPLAGHRDDDLRVGLDLGIRTGFGDDHLRIGPMKIFLDGSMVGRTAALTEPFCDHAHGSGYFQSDPAAMRRLVVDAHRSGWRVAAHAIGDSAVDVAIEAFAAAQRAYPRPGVRHRVEHAGLVRPGQISRLAELGLIPVPQARFLHEIGDTMFDAVGPDRAPWLYRHRSFLDAGLRVPGSSDRPVAAGAPLLGVQSMVERTSRTGRLLGERERVTAEQALRAYTTEAAWASCEESDRGRLAAGMHADLVVLGADPLGVPTSRIGSVPVVATFVAGRCAHGADWVDSRITGASPQPSPSPATPSGAAR
- a CDS encoding MFS transporter, which codes for MTSTDSHQAPRVTDAEAGRIAFAAFVGTALEWYDYFLYGTAASIVFNRLYFSTGDPVVATLAAFASFAVGFVARPVGAVVFGHVGDRFGRRRSLIITVTMIGVVTGLIGLLPDYTTIGVAAPVLLTLLRVLQGVAVGGEWGGAVTLAVEHAPPEHRGRYAALPQVGSPIGTLLSSGAFTLVSLMPPEAFDAWGWRLPFLAAIPLLFVALYLRRRVEESPLFTVLLEQHERASLPALEVLRNSLGRVLTGLCASLLGVGGFYLLTTFAISYGTETLGLPRSLMLSATLVAAVVEIAVLLVFGRLAERLGPGTVCVVGSVASAVMAFPVFWMLDTRSAPLVVLAVTLGVACLSVPYAVSGSLLTELFPPHLRYSGVSISFNLGGVVSGFVPLAATSLMAAGGGSGAVALLLVGLSALTAVGGLVGGRLRVRDEVSVV
- a CDS encoding CBS domain-containing protein, translated to MTTARDIMHAGAKCVNEGESLQRAAQMMRDLNVGSLPICGNDDRLHGMITDRDIVVKCCAEGKDLSQVKAGELAQGTPHWVDADADLKQVLNLMEQHQIRRLPVIADHRLVGMISEADLARNLSDEQLAHFVENVYATSG
- a CDS encoding ATP-binding cassette domain-containing protein, which translates into the protein MWRGLHDSASTRPIRSWCSAMPGRYSTRLRPPRGPHLARGPRGQWLSAGTAPRPLPPTRPPAPDRPSPGGPPPAVELEAVTMTFPSSRGSGYTAVRDVDFAIPRGRFVSVVGPTGCGKSTVLNAVAGLRVRHVGRSESTARC
- a CDS encoding response regulator — encoded protein: MTTRVFVVDDHEVIRRGIAALVNAESDLELIGEASTVAESLALVPQANPDVAVLDVRLPDGNGVELCRELQSRRPGLRCLMLTSFDDHDALMDAIIAGAAGFVLKGVVSEELVNAIRTAGSGESLLSAKKTEAMLAWLRREQEQADPLRELTAREREVLELIGEGLTNREISQRMFLAEKTVKNYVSQMLSKLAMRHRSEAAVLATELRLDKDSRKH
- a CDS encoding HAMP domain-containing protein, with amino-acid sequence MALPSQRGAARFEQRGDAVGQTVNQAMAQRLLAGLRDLRDGNFRRRLVVTDDGLWSEIASTFNELAERNQGLAAELERVGRAANEGEWPIEPVAEMGPSGGRWSDSAAAVNGIVRNVLGPATELSRVLDAVARGDLSQRLPRRAGDRALPGRLGSLTRTVNAMLDQLSTLTTEISRVTGEIGTHGRLGGQAQVPGLEGAWRELADSVNEMAADLTGQLRDISQVAKAVAAGDLTRKITVEVSGETLELKNTLNTMVDQLSAFADEVTRVSREVASEGRLGGQAEVPAAAGTWRALVDSVNFMANNLTAQVRNIAQVATAVARGDLTQKIDVDARGEILQLKNTLNTMVDQLSAFADEVTRVAREVGTEGKLGGQARVHGVAGTWKDLTDNVNIMADNLTSQVRSIATVATAVAGGDLSKKITVEAKGEVAALAETINGMVETLRAFAEQVTLVAREVGTEGMLGGQARVPNVAGTWKDLTDNVNFMARNLTSQVRNIAQVTTAVARGDLSKKIDVDARGEILELKTTINTMVDQLSAFASEVTRVAREVGTEGKLGGQAEVADVSGTWRRLTESVNRLAGNLTAQVRAIAAVATAVTEGDMTRQITIDASGELADLKDNINRMIGNLKETTRTNQEQDWLKTNLARMSALMQGLHDLDALSSLIMSELTPLVSAQYGAFFLIRQQDDEVALEHTAGYGRPVSHNGSPVRFVLGESLVGQAAVDKQTILVTDAPPDYIRIGSGLGGSAPVNVVVVPVLFEGEVLGVIELASLRPFTSLHLDLLERLKETIGVDVNTIVANSRTEALLGESQHLAQELQARSEQLQRQQIELQRSNTELEEKAALLASRNRDIELKNIEIEQARQELEERAHELSQASTYKSDFLANMSHELRTPLNSALILAKLLADNMEGNLTPQQVDLAKTIHSAGTDLLQLINDVLDLSKVEAGHMSLLPEDVELSELTEHVESLYRPLTEDKGLEFSVVLSPSLPPSLRTDRNRLEQILRNMLSNAVKFTDKGKVELRIRPAPATEVTVPALRSAARRVAFAVRDTGIGIPSDKLSRIFEAFQQLDGTTSRKYGGTGLGLSISRELTTLLGGELQVRSDVGVGSTFTLYLPVETEVVGGELVPEPARDGGQQLPPGHEADERKPAQITSETAFDVSAEGIDPPFRVSELARREAHSHEPAEQEVVPPQDSIRFNGEKVLLVDDDQRSVYAMTSLLEQHGLQVVYADSGIAGLQALQEHCDITVVLMDVMMPELDGNATIETIRQMPRYRDLTVIAVTAKAMKGDRERSLAAGATDIITKPVDVNRLLDLLSVYLPAGYGHEEA